ACCGATACCCATGGAGTCCTCCTGATTGGTGGGTGGTCCACCACTTGGTGGGTGGTCCACCACGCAACCACAGGTCGGCCCGGTGCGCCACCCCACCCCTCGACGTGAGGATCGGCGAAGGGAGGTCAGCCCGCTGACTCGTTGGCGGCCACCTGCGCCTTGACCTCGTCCATGTCGACGGCCGCGACCGCGTCGAGCAGCTGCTCGAACTGGGCCTTGGGCAGGGCGCCAGCACTCTGGTGCAGGAGGATGCCGTCGCGGAAGGCCATGAGGGTGGGTACGGACGAGACATTGGCCAGCGAGGCCAGGTCGGGGTTGTCGTCGATGTCGACCTTGGCGAAGGTGACGTCGTCGCGGCTGTCGGCGGCGGCCTCGAAGACCGGGGCGAACTGGCGGCACGGTCCGCACCAGCTGGCCCAGAAGTCCACGATGACCGTCCCCTCGCCGGTGACGGCGGAGCGGAAGCTGTCGAGATCGAGGTCGGTGATCTTGCTCATGAACTCAACTGTAGGCCGAGACACCGACGAAAGCCCAAGGCTGGTGTGCTGTGCTGGCCCGGTGCCTGCCCTGACGACCCGCAGATTGCTGGTCCCCGTAGCCCTGAGCATGGCCGTCGTCGTCCAGCTCGT
The genomic region above belongs to Janibacter limosus and contains:
- the trxA gene encoding thioredoxin → MSKITDLDLDSFRSAVTGEGTVIVDFWASWCGPCRQFAPVFEAAADSRDDVTFAKVDIDDNPDLASLANVSSVPTLMAFRDGILLHQSAGALPKAQFEQLLDAVAAVDMDEVKAQVAANESAG